GCGCTCTTATTCGCCAACTTAATATGGCTGAGCAAGAGATCGTAGTGGATATGTGGCGTGAGGAAGCGTCACTTCTACGGAGTGAACTTGAACAGGCGGAGTTGCGTGGCGTTAGACTCTTGTGGGCGTTTGATGGTGGCAATGCTGCTCCTGCCGCCTATCCGGTATGGCCGCCTCTCGGAAGAGATTCTCAGCGAACAGATGGACGGAAGTTCTCATTCGTAATCGATCGGAGCTGGTGTATGCTCGGGATGCGCTATGAAGATGGATCGGCGCAAGCGGTTGTAACCGAGCACCCGGTGTTAGTAGATCTGCTATTGAATCATTTTGCACAGGAAATGGTGCTGTTCGAGCTGGAGCAGGATATGGGCGCAGAATTAGAAGAACGTTATGGTGAGCGTTACAGCAAAATTCACAGCAAATATGTGATGCATGATCCAGGCGATGATGGGGAAGAACAGGCGCAGTAGCTATTACAGGGAGGTGAAAAGCATGGAATGTATCGTACATTTTGAAGTGGTGCATGAGGATGGTCCTAAAAAATTGCGTGGACTGCTGTTTCTGGATAAAGGAGCAAGTCCCGGAGAAGCAGAGCTAGTTGAAATGTTCAAGGACATGAAATTTAACGTGAGACTGGAAGACCGCGAGAAATTGATCTTTAAACCGGTAAATCCGGGCGATTTCGTGGAGATCCGAATTACGGGTTATGATAATGGGCAAGAAAAGAGCAAGGATGACCATAATTTAAAATCTATCGTTGGAAATTTATTGCCACAAAAACCGACAGGTCTATAAAGTGGGGAGAAAGGATTCATTGATGGGAGAAGGAGGAGCACAATGGAGCTGTTGAGACAAAAGGTGTTAAAAGAAGGTATTGTACTCGGGCAAGGCGTGCTCAAGGTAGATTCTTTTCTGAATCATCAGATGGACCCCTTTCTAATGCGTGAGGTTGGCCGTGAGTTTACCCGCCGTTTTTCCGGCGAAGAGATTACGAAGGTACTGACGATTGAATCTTCGGGAATTGCTCCGGGGATTATGACGGCATTAGAGCTGGAGGTTCCGCTGATTTTTGCCCGTAAGCAGAAATCGTTGACGCTGACAGAGGATATTTATGTAGAAAAGGTTTACTCCTTCACGAAGAAAGAAACGAATGAAATTACCGTTTCCAAGAAGTTCATTGCTCCGGGTGAGCGAGTTCTGATTGTCGATGATTTCTTGGCGAATGGCGAAGCCGCCTTCGGACTTGCTCGTATTGTTGAGCAGGCAGGAGGAAGTGTGGTTGGGATTGGTATCGTGATCGAAAAAGCGTTCCAGCCAGGAAATCGGTTACTGCAGGAAGCTGGTTACCGGGTAGAATCACTCGTGCGAATCGCTTCACTGGAGGACGGAAGAATCTCTTTCGTGGAAGAAGAGGAAGGGCTACTTAGCTAAGACTCTTTGGTGTAGATTCGGATGAAGTTAACACAAAACAGCAAGAGACAGGTTTATAAGCCTGTCTCTTGCTGTTTTTTTTGTGATGCACGGGTATGGATTACCCGTTGCTACCGCATGCCGCTGCAGGATCGGCGTGGCGCTGCGCGCTAACCGCCGCCAGCGGCGAGAGCACCCGCAGCGCCCCTGACTCGCAGCGCACGGCAAGCGGCCCTTTGCCGAAGCTCTCGCCATCGCCGATCGCCGGCCGGGCCTCTGCGAAGTTGACGGCTACGCTACGTCCACGCAGCATCGACACGAAGGGCAACGCTACATGCTTGCCCTTCAGTACTGTTGGGAACAGCCGCAGCAGCTGCCCGCGGCTGCACCCGTGCACGACGCAGACGTCGAGCTGGCCGTCATCGGCCTTCGCCTGCGGGCAGATCAAGAGCCCGCCGCCGTAGCTGGGCAGGTTGCAGACCGAGACCAGCCATGCCTTCTCAAAGACGTGCTCCGTCCCGTCGCACGCAACACTCACCCGGCATGGCTTAAACGTCATCAGCGTATGCAATATGCCGATGATATAAGCCAGTTGGCCTGCGCCAATGGCATTGCACAGCCGTTTGTAACGGCTGGCATTCACATTCTCGGCCACCTGAGCATCAAAGCCGTTGGCAACGGCTGTTAAAGTCAGTCCGTTTGCGCCTGAGATCAGATCGGCTTCGATATACCGTTCGCTAAGTGCAGCTTCCAGCGCGGCTTCAGTCGAAAGCGGAATGCCGAAGCCGCGTGCGGAGTCGTTACCGGAGCCGGCAGGGATGATTGCCATAGGAATATCTTTGCCACGAAGGGCGCCCAAAATGCTGTGCAGCGTGCCATCGCCGCCGATTACAATCGCGGCTTTCCAGTCCTCACGGTGTTTAAGTGTATTTAGAACGAGAGCTTCTGTACCCTCTGCGCTATGCGTAAACAAGGTCATATATGGCAGCATCCGCTCTTTCATGAGCGCCTCTACAGTATGCCAGGTCCGCCCGCCTGCGCCCCCGCCGGAACGCGGGTTTATGATGAATAGATACATTTAAATTCCTCCAGCCTGTAGAATTCCGTTGATGCCCGTCTTTCCATTGTAAGGAGTGGA
This genomic stretch from Paenibacillus sp. FSL H7-0737 harbors:
- a CDS encoding xanthine phosphoribosyltransferase translates to MELLRQKVLKEGIVLGQGVLKVDSFLNHQMDPFLMREVGREFTRRFSGEEITKVLTIESSGIAPGIMTALELEVPLIFARKQKSLTLTEDIYVEKVYSFTKKETNEITVSKKFIAPGERVLIVDDFLANGEAAFGLARIVEQAGGSVVGIGIVIEKAFQPGNRLLQEAGYRVESLVRIASLEDGRISFVEEEEGLLS
- a CDS encoding TrmB family transcriptional regulator translates to MEQLLLHLRNLGFTEMESKIMVELATKGQASGYEVAKQLGVSRSNVYAALQRLTQQGYVRCGEGEPARYSVLNPEELATMISGRVQASLAYMESEMPRGGPVSPSFYNVEGDRNVLGALIRQLNMAEQEIVVDMWREEASLLRSELEQAELRGVRLLWAFDGGNAAPAAYPVWPPLGRDSQRTDGRKFSFVIDRSWCMLGMRYEDGSAQAVVTEHPVLVDLLLNHFAQEMVLFELEQDMGAELEERYGERYSKIHSKYVMHDPGDDGEEQAQ
- a CDS encoding diacylglycerol/lipid kinase family protein gives rise to the protein MYLFIINPRSGGGAGGRTWHTVEALMKERMLPYMTLFTHSAEGTEALVLNTLKHREDWKAAIVIGGDGTLHSILGALRGKDIPMAIIPAGSGNDSARGFGIPLSTEAALEAALSERYIEADLISGANGLTLTAVANGFDAQVAENVNASRYKRLCNAIGAGQLAYIIGILHTLMTFKPCRVSVACDGTEHVFEKAWLVSVCNLPSYGGGLLICPQAKADDGQLDVCVVHGCSRGQLLRLFPTVLKGKHVALPFVSMLRGRSVAVNFAEARPAIGDGESFGKGPLAVRCESGALRVLSPLAAVSAQRHADPAAACGSNG